AGGGTTTCAATAGGCTTTCTAAGTATAAAGCCTTTAAAACGTCTATAAAGGGCTTTTTTAGAGCCTTGGAAGTCACAAGGGATAGAGATGAGTACATTACAAAGAAAAGGTATGATAATAATCCAGCATATTATAAGCGCAAAGGATTAGAGATTGGGTCTGAAAATCCGAACTACGGTACATATCATCCTCATTTTCATGTTTTGCTATGTGTACCTACAAGTTACTTCAAAAAGAAAAATTACTACATAACACAAGATGAGTGGACAACCTTATGGAAACGCGCAATGAAGCTTGATTATTCCCCTGTAGTAAACGTGAAGAAAGTTAAACCAAAGGAAAACTTAGAAGACGTTAAAACTTATGAAGATGACTTTAAGAGGGCGATCAAGGAACAAAATGCTGTTTTAGAAGTGTCGAAGTATCCTGTAAAAGATACAGATGTCATCAAAGGAAGTGAGGTCACAGATGAAAATATTGAAACTGTAAAAGCGTTAGATGCTGCTTTATCTTATAAGCGTCTTATTGGTTATGGCGGATTACTTAAAGAGATCCATAAGGAGCTTAATTTGGGAGATGCGGAAGATGGGGATCTAATTAATATTTCTGAGGAAGATGAAGTAGCCAATGGTGTTTTTGAGGTAGTCGCAAAATGGCATCCTGGTATGAAAAATTATGTAGTGTACTGAAATAAGATTAAAAGAGTCATGCCGAATTTGGTTATGGCTTTTTTTAAAGGGCTTTTATTAGAATTTGAAGAATATATCAGTTGAGGTGAGCGACATGACAACTGATACAAAAGAGTTGAAATATGAGCCTTCAGATATGGCACTTATGCTTGAGATAAAAGAATCTACGTTACGAAAATATAGTCTTCTTTTGGAGAAAGAGGGTTACACATTCCATAAAGGATCAGTTGGACGAAGATGGTATAGCGATAGTGATTTAATGGTGTTGCGCCGATTTATGGAGTTAAAAAACGGTGACATGTCACTCGAAACTGCTTGTCATGCAGTTGTAGCTTGGGCAAAAGGTAGAAATATCGCACCTTCTGTTATGGAAAATGCTAATGATTTGCGTGATAGCGAGCGTTATCTTTTAGATAAATTAGAAAAGCAAAATGAGTTAATTCAAGAATTATTTGCTCGCTTAGATCGACAGGAAGAATTTTTTAAGCAACGTGATGAATGGTTAATTGAAAAGTTAAAAGAGCAGAATGAAAAACCAAAATTACAACTGGAATCCGAAACTAATTCAGAGCAAAAACCGAAGCCGACTTTTCTAAGTAAACTTTTTGGTCATAGATAATTTTAAAAAAGCCCCTCAACCCTTTTATGAGTTCGGGAGGCTTTTTTTTATTGCTCCGATTTTTTGGTTTTCCCCGAAGGGTTATTCAGCTATGCTGAACGTCAAAATTTCATCGAGAGCAGCGAGAAAAAATTACCCATTAAAACCACGAAAAAAATCGTGGGGGTAAATGGGCACTGTGTGGTTTTTTAGGATAAAGAATTAATGCTAATTTGCTATAAATGTGCGAAAAAGATTTTTCGTTCGTTAAATAAAGTAGAGTCGCAAAGAAATACTTCTTCATGCGTATTAGGAAGTAAGGGGGAGATAATCATTATCCAGAATGGAGAAAGGTTCGTTTAGAATTCTTTTATGATATACGTAAGCAGGTTGTGAGGATCTGATCTCCGTTATAAATTTTTTAAATTGGCTATTTACTTTCTTCTGCCTAATGGTTTAG
This region of Halobacillus halophilus DSM 2266 genomic DNA includes:
- a CDS encoding protein rep is translated as MHCNHSTQTLNESTGEILVDQTQSGKERDWKGKKERSQLTAEHFDLAGLTSKAERMNECADTLVFKKTPEALKLYQSWFCKVRLCPMCNWRRSLKIAYHNKKIVETVNERQKVRWLFLTLTVKNTDSESLSETISDMFKGFNRLSKYKAFKTSIKGFFRALEVTRDRDEYITKKRYDNNPAYYKRKGLEIGSENPNYGTYHPHFHVLLCVPTSYFKKKNYYITQDEWTTLWKRAMKLDYSPVVNVKKVKPKENLEDVKTYEDDFKRAIKEQNAVLEVSKYPVKDTDVIKGSEVTDENIETVKALDAALSYKRLIGYGGLLKEIHKELNLGDAEDGDLINISEEDEVANGVFEVVAKWHPGMKNYVVY
- a CDS encoding MerR family transcriptional regulator → MTTDTKELKYEPSDMALMLEIKESTLRKYSLLLEKEGYTFHKGSVGRRWYSDSDLMVLRRFMELKNGDMSLETACHAVVAWAKGRNIAPSVMENANDLRDSERYLLDKLEKQNELIQELFARLDRQEEFFKQRDEWLIEKLKEQNEKPKLQLESETNSEQKPKPTFLSKLFGHR